In Caldilineales bacterium, one genomic interval encodes:
- a CDS encoding ABC transporter permease — MTSERTISQQQSFRQPFYRRLLGVTELGVLVAVAVFFVAFTVIDSSMANPANLARMALQGSFLGLAAFAMSFLMIAGEIDLSSGGTAALSAALAGALMMNLGWSEWASCAAALGAAVLVGLLNAFIVLKVRMPSFFATLGTSFLVSGLAIWILKGAWFYVADQIPILLKVLNPSPLFALPWIFIALLIAYVVGDVLMRTSRLGPLLTAVGGNRRAAEIVGINVPLVKTICFVFVSVCCGLAGILVMAYSGTTDASIGDGWLLWVITIVIIGGGSLRGGTGSIIGAFFGTVLVQIIRMGLLNAKVQTNAQGIVIGAILLAAATLDVLRRKSIQY; from the coding sequence GTGACAAGCGAACGAACCATCTCCCAACAGCAATCCTTCCGGCAGCCGTTCTACCGGCGTTTGCTGGGCGTGACCGAGCTGGGCGTGCTGGTGGCCGTGGCGGTGTTCTTCGTGGCGTTCACGGTGATCGATAGCAGCATGGCCAACCCGGCCAATCTGGCGCGCATGGCGCTGCAAGGCAGTTTTCTGGGGCTGGCGGCCTTTGCCATGAGTTTCTTGATGATCGCGGGTGAGATCGACCTGTCGAGTGGCGGCACGGCTGCGCTTAGTGCGGCGCTGGCTGGCGCGCTCATGATGAACCTCGGCTGGTCGGAATGGGCGAGCTGTGCGGCGGCGCTGGGGGCGGCCGTGCTGGTGGGATTGCTGAACGCCTTCATCGTACTGAAGGTGCGCATGCCCTCGTTTTTCGCCACGCTTGGCACCAGTTTCCTCGTCAGCGGGTTGGCGATCTGGATACTGAAGGGCGCCTGGTTCTATGTTGCAGATCAAATCCCGATTTTGCTAAAGGTGCTGAACCCCTCGCCGTTGTTCGCCCTGCCGTGGATCTTCATCGCCCTTCTGATCGCCTATGTGGTGGGCGACGTTCTCATGCGCACCTCGCGCCTGGGGCCACTCCTGACGGCCGTGGGAGGCAACCGGCGGGCCGCCGAGATCGTGGGCATCAACGTGCCGCTGGTCAAGACTATTTGCTTCGTGTTCGTGAGCGTGTGTTGTGGGCTGGCCGGCATCCTGGTGATGGCTTACTCGGGCACGACGGACGCCTCGATCGGGGATGGTTGGCTGCTCTGGGTGATCACGATCGTCATCATCGGCGGCGGTAGCCTTCGAGGCGGAACCGGCAGCATCATCGGTGCGTTCTTCGGGACGGTCCTGGTCCAGATCATCCGCATGGGGCTGCTCAACGCCAAGGTGCAGACCAACGCCCAGGGTATCGTGATCGGGGCCATCTTGCTTGCGGCAGCTACGCTAGACGTCCTCCGACGCAAGAGCATTCAATACTAG
- a CDS encoding ABC transporter permease translates to MELTYNERDRLPWSKRLASFARGLLGRQEAGIILVCLVLTAFFYSRNPAMLAPTTIVAILRTMAFPALIAMGMVQLMIAGEIDLSTGAMMSLAAVFAAKLIRDAGLSIPVAVACALGMAILVGLINAFFTVKVGVPAVITTIGTMFIVRGVSYSFTNGLPIYPLPEEVGIIGSWRPLGLSFTFFLALGIMVVVQILLSWTRWGSALFATGGNKLAAQVCGVNTDRVKTLSFVVTSVLAGMAGLLTMSQLPQTPGDPIIGKNLELHILVGVIVGGVSFYGGRGSALGAFIGVFFIQLVKSGLVIGRFDSFLQTPVLGFLLMLAAVVDVLRHRGDEI, encoded by the coding sequence ATGGAGCTGACCTACAACGAACGCGATAGGCTCCCCTGGAGCAAGAGGCTCGCCAGTTTTGCGCGCGGCCTTCTGGGCAGGCAAGAAGCCGGGATCATTCTGGTATGCCTCGTTTTGACCGCCTTTTTCTACTCGCGCAACCCTGCCATGCTGGCGCCGACGACCATCGTCGCCATCCTGCGCACCATGGCCTTCCCGGCCTTGATCGCCATGGGCATGGTGCAGCTGATGATCGCCGGGGAGATCGACCTGTCGACCGGCGCCATGATGAGCCTGGCGGCCGTATTTGCCGCCAAGCTGATCCGCGATGCCGGCCTCTCGATCCCGGTGGCGGTGGCCTGTGCGCTGGGGATGGCCATCCTGGTGGGGCTGATCAACGCCTTCTTCACCGTGAAAGTCGGTGTGCCGGCCGTGATCACCACCATCGGCACCATGTTCATCGTGCGCGGGGTCAGCTACTCGTTTACAAACGGCTTGCCCATCTACCCGCTGCCAGAGGAGGTGGGCATCATCGGCTCGTGGCGGCCGCTGGGCCTCTCGTTCACCTTCTTCCTGGCGCTGGGCATCATGGTCGTCGTCCAGATTCTTCTCAGTTGGACGCGTTGGGGATCAGCTTTGTTTGCCACCGGCGGCAACAAGCTTGCCGCCCAGGTTTGTGGCGTGAATACCGATCGGGTCAAGACCCTCTCTTTCGTGGTTACCAGCGTGCTGGCCGGGATGGCCGGGCTGCTGACCATGAGCCAGCTCCCGCAGACGCCCGGCGATCCCATCATCGGCAAAAACCTGGAATTGCACATCCTGGTCGGCGTCATCGTCGGCGGCGTCAGCTTCTACGGGGGGCGAGGCTCCGCCCTGGGCGCTTTCATCGGCGTCTTCTTCATTCAATTGGTGAAGAGTGGGTTGGTTATTGGACGTTTCGATTCATTCTTGCAGACGCCAGTGCTTGGTTTCCTGCTGATGCTTGCCGCCGTCGTCGATGTGTTGCGACATCGGGGAGACGAGATCTGA
- a CDS encoding GntR family transcriptional regulator: MDNDALAQVLSPPIKRSLADDVVERLRGAILSGQLAPEERLREVELAEMLGVSRGPVREALGRLDREGLVVIGRTGRTTVARLSLEDLDEVFSLRRALERLAVEYACARATPQDIAAMQAVVDDMAVALARGISEKEGAELDLRFHDALYQASRHQRLLAFWGTLRSQIYVIMLSRNVASADFKDAVVYGHQGIVDVIKSGDKERALDLIEAHMAVAYELVSRSYGRPQSDSDGQAESSHDIA; this comes from the coding sequence ATGGATAACGATGCCCTGGCGCAAGTCCTATCCCCCCCTATCAAACGTTCGCTGGCGGACGACGTGGTCGAACGGCTGCGCGGCGCCATCCTGTCCGGGCAACTGGCGCCGGAGGAGCGGCTGCGCGAGGTGGAGCTGGCCGAGATGCTGGGGGTCAGCCGGGGGCCGGTGCGCGAGGCTTTGGGCCGCCTTGACCGCGAGGGTCTGGTCGTCATTGGCCGCACCGGACGCACCACCGTCGCCCGCCTCTCGCTCGAAGATCTGGACGAAGTTTTCAGCCTGCGCCGGGCGCTGGAACGATTGGCGGTCGAATATGCCTGTGCGCGGGCGACCCCGCAGGATATCGCCGCCATGCAGGCGGTGGTGGATGATATGGCCGTTGCTCTGGCGCGGGGCATCAGCGAGAAAGAAGGGGCCGAGCTTGATCTGCGTTTTCACGACGCTTTGTACCAGGCCAGCCGCCATCAGCGTCTGCTCGCCTTCTGGGGCACGCTGCGCTCGCAGATCTATGTCATCATGCTCAGCCGCAACGTCGCCAGCGCCGATTTCAAGGACGCGGTGGTGTACGGGCATCAGGGGATCGTGGATGTGATCAAGTCGGGTGACAAGGAACGGGCGCTTGATCTGATCGAGGCACACATGGCCGTGGCCTACGAGCTGGTGAGCCGGAGCTACGGGCGACCCCAATCTGATTCGGACGGACAGGCCGAGAGTTCGCACGACATCGCTTGA
- a CDS encoding fumarylacetoacetate hydrolase family protein, which translates to MKLITFVHEGNTRLGALATVNGSERVYDLNRLEPRLPGDMLALLEAGPPALDLARRALAAASPSAGLDPTRVTLKAPIPRPGKIICIGQNYLAHAQEANASAPPVPIIFAKFANTVIAHGEAIVIPQAVQKPDYEGELGVVIGKRGRHIPQAQALDYVAGYLPLNDVSARDWQNRSSQWVIGKTPDTFCPMGPALVTADEVPDVQNLWLRTTIGDEVLQEGHTSLMIFSVAHLIADMSRVMTLEPGDVIATGTPAGIGAARTPPRWLRPGDVVQIEIEKVGLLENPVVFEA; encoded by the coding sequence ATGAAGCTGATAACGTTTGTCCACGAAGGGAACACCCGTCTGGGGGCGCTGGCCACCGTGAACGGGAGCGAACGGGTCTACGACCTGAATCGCCTGGAGCCGCGCCTGCCGGGCGATATGCTGGCCTTGCTGGAAGCCGGGCCGCCGGCGCTCGACCTGGCCCGGCGGGCGCTCGCAGCCGCCAGTCCGAGCGCGGGCCTGGACCCGACCAGGGTGACGCTCAAGGCCCCGATCCCGCGCCCCGGCAAGATCATCTGCATCGGCCAGAACTACCTGGCGCACGCCCAGGAAGCGAACGCCTCGGCGCCGCCCGTCCCCATCATCTTCGCCAAGTTTGCCAACACGGTGATCGCCCACGGCGAGGCGATCGTGATCCCGCAAGCCGTCCAGAAGCCGGACTATGAAGGCGAGTTGGGCGTGGTCATTGGCAAACGCGGGCGCCACATCCCCCAGGCGCAGGCGCTCGACTATGTGGCGGGCTATCTGCCGCTGAACGATGTCAGCGCCCGCGATTGGCAGAATCGCAGCAGCCAATGGGTCATCGGCAAGACGCCGGACACTTTCTGCCCGATGGGCCCGGCCCTGGTGACGGCGGATGAGGTTCCCGATGTGCAGAACTTGTGGCTGCGCACGACCATCGGCGATGAAGTGCTGCAAGAAGGCCACACCAGCCTGATGATCTTCTCGGTCGCCCACCTCATCGCCGACATGAGCCGGGTGATGACGCTGGAGCCGGGCGACGTGATCGCCACCGGCACGCCAGCCGGGATCGGCGCCGCCCGCACCCCCCCGCGCTGGCTGCGGCCCGGCGATGTGGTGCAGATCGAGATCGAGAAGGTCGGCCTGCTCGAGAACCCGGTGGTCTTCGAAGCCTGA
- a CDS encoding dihydrodipicolinate synthase family protein gives MSNSPLQGVIVPAITPVDDEDRVDEAAFRAGLRRLIAGGVDGVFVGGSAGEGPLLTDREWERMAGIAADEVRGDAPLLGGAMDASTPRVLHKLRLLARLGYAHAVVTPTYYLTLRHPDEYLRLFGACVEAAGEMEIVAYNIPPCTGSILPAETVVEMARRGWIRTIKDSSGDFDYLCRLLAEGAEHGLRVLQGDELAIGEGLRAGAAGIVPVGANYDLGVYRRACRAAGDGDEAALERCMARIMALRQALVLAGPQWIAGVKYALSRLGIGSGRPISPLQPLTPAQRAAVDAFMAAD, from the coding sequence ATGAGCAACAGCCCGCTTCAGGGCGTGATCGTCCCCGCCATCACCCCTGTCGATGACGAAGACCGGGTGGACGAGGCGGCTTTCCGAGCCGGCCTCCGCCGCCTCATCGCTGGCGGCGTCGATGGCGTCTTCGTCGGCGGTTCGGCGGGCGAAGGCCCCCTGCTGACCGACCGCGAGTGGGAGCGTATGGCGGGCATCGCCGCCGACGAGGTGCGAGGCGACGCGCCCTTACTGGGCGGCGCTATGGACGCGTCGACGCCGCGCGTGCTGCACAAGCTGCGCCTCCTGGCCCGGCTTGGCTATGCGCACGCCGTCGTCACCCCCACCTACTACCTGACCTTGCGCCACCCCGACGAGTACCTGCGGCTGTTCGGCGCCTGCGTCGAGGCGGCCGGCGAGATGGAGATCGTCGCCTACAACATCCCGCCCTGCACCGGCTCCATCCTGCCGGCCGAGACCGTGGTCGAGATGGCGCGGCGGGGCTGGATTCGCACGATCAAAGATAGCTCCGGCGACTTCGACTATCTCTGCCGGCTGCTGGCGGAGGGGGCCGAGCATGGCCTGCGGGTCTTGCAGGGCGACGAGCTGGCCATTGGCGAAGGGCTGCGGGCGGGGGCGGCCGGCATCGTGCCGGTCGGCGCCAACTACGATCTCGGGGTTTACAGGCGCGCCTGCCGGGCCGCCGGCGACGGGGATGAGGCAGCGCTGGAGCGCTGCATGGCGCGCATCATGGCGCTGCGCCAGGCCCTGGTCCTGGCCGGGCCACAGTGGATCGCTGGCGTCAAATACGCCCTGTCGCGGCTCGGCATCGGGTCGGGCAGACCGATCTCACCCTTGCAGCCGCTGACGCCCGCGCAGCGGGCGGCCGTCGACGCCTTCATGGCGGCGGATTGA